The following are encoded together in the Anguilla rostrata isolate EN2019 chromosome 19, ASM1855537v3, whole genome shotgun sequence genome:
- the LOC135245499 gene encoding toll-like receptor 1: MFAISLETATKCLLVLMASTMVVKSEDTGVEECVTYRQHKRDLSYCNLTKVPSDLLNDTTYLDLSHNNISGLHRGDLAGLPHLCFLKITHNGLRYISPSAFTDNIKVLNISHNSLMTIPVLPLPQLRILDISGNLYDSYALGKSFENLWHLSYLSLGSPNSLVVKANDFAPLRNHSLKWLTLGGGNKLQDYESGSFAQLKSLQVVTLKLSFCQRFEMFKTVLLDLDRIKTEKIKLVKFLPHFCNVSSDPFEALSEIPSLRNLAFVDTWINSSVMTMLLKNVLQSQIQMVAFVNISYNQDTPNGVQFYGFPGYNGTASLKSVIIDGVLHYQYNYPKIAINVSYFPFMSYLRFSNTGMNILPCYLMSAIPSLETLDLSNNLLTENGFWWPGCSYTKVFPALRWLSLSHNRFQSLAFISRKTHEMKFLESLDLSFNSIVLRGQRCFWPAHLAELSLSNNNLGNAVFRYLSPHFQRINLSKTGITAITREALSGLPSLRHLYLSFNSIHTLPDDLQAPNLQRLYVNENAITSISQSSLWGLPGLNVLKAGGNPFSCSCDSYWFVTAFNKSQLPDWPAGYTCSNPPSFAGMSLEEYKPGLLTCQPLLQAVTVVSIVVVIAAVSGLTFYACDGVWYTKMLWVWITVKRRGYQEAIRLREASFRYHAFISYSQKDAPWVDSKLVPSLEGAGLTLCVHERDFVPGEWILDNIINCVEQSYKTLFVLSRNFVQSNWCTYELFFAQHQALSVRQDSLVFVLLEPIPADSIPRKFLKLRSLLRQQTYLEWPQEERKRQVFWASLRTMLRTADKSMVLKEEAGDIAETCPLLAHMAPTGYSLHPK, translated from the coding sequence ATGTTTGCCATTTCTTTGGAAACTGCCACCAAGTGTCTTCTGGTTTTGATGGCCAGTACCATGGTTGTGAAAAGCGAGGACACAGGAGTTGAAGAATGCGTTACTTACAGACAGCATAAAAGGGACCTGTCTTACTGCAATCTCACCAAGGTGCCCTCCGATCTACTGAATGACACCACGTACCTGGATCTCTCCCACAATAACATCTCAGGACTCCACAGAGGCGACCTTGCTGGGCTTCCCCACCTCTGCTTCCTGAAAATCACCCACAATGGACTGCGATACATTTCCCCATCGGCCTTCACAGACAACATCAAGGTCCTGAACATCTCTCACAACTCCCTAATGACCATCCCAGTCTTGCCATTGCCACAGCTTAGGATTCTAGACATATCCGGCAACCTTTATGACAGCTATGCTCTTGGAAAATCCTTTGAGAATTTGTGGCATCTTAGTTACCTTTCACTTGGGAGTCCAAATTCCCTAGTGGTAAAAGCCAATGATTTTGCACCTTTAAGAAACcattcattaaaatggctgACCTTAGGTGGGGGCAACAAATTGCAAGACTATGAATCCGGTTCCTTTGCTCAGCTGAAGTCTCTACAAGTGGTAACACTCAAGCTGTCATTTTGCCAGCGGTTTGAAATGTTTAAGACCGTCCTGCTGGACCTGGACCGAATTAAAACCGAGAAAATAAAGCTGGTGAAGTTCCTTCCTCACTTTTGCAACGTGTCCAGCGATCCGTTTGAGGCACTGAGCGAAATTCCCTCCCTGAGGAACTTGGCATTTGTGGACACCTGGATCAACAGTTCCGTCATGACAATGCTGCTAAAGAATGTGCTTCAGTCTCAGATCCAAATGGTTGCATTTGTGAACATCAGCTATAACCAGGACACACCCAATGGCGTCCAGTTCTATGGTTTCCCAGGGTATAACGGCACGGCGAGCCTCAAATCAGTCATAATCGATGGGGTGCTCCACTATCAGTACAACTATCCGAAAATCGCCATAAACGTTTCCTACTTCCCCTTCATGAGTTACCTGAGGTTTTCCAACACGGGAATGAACATCTTGCCGTGCTACCTAATGTCCGCTATCCCATCGCTGGAGACGCTGGACCTATCGAACAACCTGCTGACGGAAAACGGGTTTTGGTGGCCCGGCTGTTCGTACACTAAGGTCTTCCCTGCCCTGAGGTGGCTCTCCCTGAGCCACAACAGGTTTCAGTCCTTAGCCTTCATCTCCCGAAAGACCCACGAGATGAAGTTCCTGGAGTCACTGGACCTGAGCTTCAATTCGATCGTCTTGCGTGGCCAGAGGTGCTTCTGGCCGGCCCACCTGGCTGAGCTCAGCCTGAGCAACAACAACCTGGGCAACGCGGTTTTCCGATACCTGTCGCCCCACTTCCAAAGGATCAATCTGTCGAAGACGGGAATAACCGCCATAACCAGAGAGGCTCTCTCGGGCCTCCCAAGCCTGAGGCACCTGTACCTGAGTTTCAACAGCATCCACACGCTTCCAGATGACCTCCAGGCTCCGAATTTGCAAAGGCTTTACGTGAATGAAAATGCCATTACTTCAATCAGCCAGAGCTCCCTGTGGGGTCTGCCGGGACTGAACGTTCTGAAAGCGGGCGGCAATCCATTCAGCTGCAGCTGTGACTCTTACTGGTTCGTGACGGCTTTCAACAAATCTCAGCTCCCTGATTGGCCCGCGGGTTACACGTGCAGTAACCCTCCCTCCTTTGCGGGAATGTCTCTGGAAGAGTATAAGCCGGGTCTACTGACCTGTCAGCCTTTGCTCCAAGCCGTCACAGTGGTTAGCATCGTTGTTGTAATCGCTGCAGTCTCCGGTCTTACCTTCTATGCCTGTGATGGGGTCTGGTACACTAAGATGCTGTGGGTTTGGATAACAGTGAAACGAAGAGGTTACCAGGAGGCCATCAGACTTCGGGAAGCCTCCTTTCGCTACCACGCCTTCATTTCGTACAGCCAAAAGGACGCCCCGTGGGTGGACTCTAAGCTGGTCCCCAGCCTGGAGGGCGCTGGCCTGACCCTCTGCGTCCACGAGCGGGACTTCGTTCCTGGCGAATGGATCCTGGACAACATCATCAACTGCGTGGAGCAAAGCTACAAGACCTTATTTGTGCTGTCCCGGAACTTCGTCCAGAGCAACTGGTGCACCTACGAGCTCTTCTTCGCCCAGCACCAGGCCCTCAGCGTCCGTCAGGACTCCCTGGTCTTCGTtctgctggagcccatccccgCTGACTCCATCCCCAGGAAGTTCCTGAAGCTGAGGTCCCTGCTCCGGCAGCAGACCTACCTGGAATGGCCGCAGGAGGAACGCAAGCGGCAGGTCTTCTGGGCCAGCCTGAGGACCATGCTGCGTACTGCCGACAAGAGCATGGTCCTCAAGGAAGAAGCGGGAGACATCGCTGAAACTTGCCCTCTGTTGGCGCACATGGCCCCGACAGGATACTCCTTGCACCCTAAGTGA